In Calonectris borealis chromosome 29, bCalBor7.hap1.2, whole genome shotgun sequence, one genomic interval encodes:
- the LOC142094075 gene encoding uncharacterized protein LOC142094075 — MRCEKLAEVTTLLQEHLDKANEVNVALKEDVGKLTADWTRAREELELKEREWRNERELYDSYSRGEHNRLLSLWRQVVTFRRHFLEMKTATDRDLSELKAEQMRLSGSILVNCSHLNSGIQLWESVTLGRPVLEDQAQQQAEQEISQKTWEAMCLQVKGDLEKKELQDRLKDLAALEGEHSLLQSELVVARETPEDSHLQRDLVKQEKHELTRALEKAEQSVAELTGALEKRSAEVADLHVATAKMSGINEALALDKAQLQKLVLQLEQENDVLSGKVGEMERAKISDQEKLNLCERRNEELCAEKAHLEQLLKKAEEQQEGLQVELRILAEEKAETQEKLNQSQCLLAAQCGTEQVLLNFQPRKCRGFFSSRRFSSGTGWLWTELQRKDSDCILSHFQVYRQQESASSGLEQLRQESSRQGRALAKVSEEKELLVREKAALEVRLAATERNRQGLSEQLAEARSVKETLESSLFEAQQHLSQLEIARSQLEIQLHAATQAKEVIRGEVKCLQRELEAERSLMRRERENMAQELLQAERQYDSTLRLRQTDHEVEINKLLQDLASEREGHRSELQEMLEQWEKEKAETEREHEETLFDMKQKVATMQAQQEEERTRVENAKQEVLLEKERERDALLEALLQTQGELREARQQLEQLRQEVEEQRETGQNVREKLQGELQETRSKIKVEELTSQLAASEECLKKEAMTLHQEVASLERKLESTEKQRKEVLVRLSDAHERDRLQAVKEKLVWEVKLLQESVTASETRANTATDVTHCLEQELQTMLSILKMKNEEVEMQWEKIQMLQKEAAQGKALQETLTHMTAILSEREGEMKLYQEQVRMLEKQKEMHKTTLAHVIKDITEKNEKMEAQQEQIRDLEKQQEKQRLAVSKMSRDLQERDREIRSQQEQIRDLEKQREMQRAAVSKVSKELEERDQEIKSQEGKRMILEQHGASQARNLQVDLDHMKGNLKEKNLELVPLTQQIQELEMERAQVQSLHASLELLRAVLKDRESECDSPRDPLRLWQQYKEQQEGYLQELHGKVEKMTLSLSEKDQELESQQKQIQEAEEVMEMQLRAVRDQLEQTLETLKEKDRLVDIQKQQTRSYEEKTGEQMNVVRRDLEYTAAILKEKNFVIESQKELIETFQNQEQDSEQQKEILQRLQVALEEKEQEILSLRKRCEACEEKEEKHEAEQTNPQATKLTLKEREEKIGLLEEAISKLQQQKEEAAMQTKAILQKLEYAESSLEARDREIASLQEHVQDLREQKELEGKQDLDKMSQIWKENRLEFLKQTEQMNALRLRGESTKAALAACQKTVTLLEEVVRKRDEDNETLMQKVQRQEEELKTLQNLQFRQTEENEEVRHPREQEKLLEEALRERERETKAQGEQKEEEVRALREDLQHVQLTLTKKDEEIKYQRERVGYLEETLTGREQELRRLSKLLKQLTSALRWKDDEETLKKQIQKLQKWEEEEAEKRRVLQERDRSLQRQKELTQQLEDERKAKGEELECVVAVLKQTESREVKWKEKAQALTLALTKSEMANGTLREEVAVLQSMVSERDTDRFHHQQAVAEGEQLSWLSEKRILSQRLECLQRAVARQELEKTELKQLNAELRRTLEQVERERRSLKRCCRGPSLADAGGFSLSDQHKMPASRQEESHARCSRRLAELQNQVSLVRTQLAQDCCAKTRQELSDLHHELSCSLAAVVREPKAAVPEAETGKLGQPLNL; from the exons ATGCG GTGTGAGAAGCTGGCAGAAGTGACCACTCTCCTGCAGGAGCACCTAGATAAAGCGAATGAGGTTAATGTAGCCCTCAAAGAAGATGTTGGAAAACTGACGGCGGATTGGACGAGGGCCCGGGAGGAGCTGGAATTGAAGGAGAGAGAATGGCGCAATGAACGTGAG CTTTATGACAGCTACTCAAGGGGTGAACATAACCGCCTACTCAGCCTATGGCGTCAGGTGGTAACCTTCCGCCGTCATTTCCTGGAAATGAAGACTGCCACTGACCG AGATTTgtcagagctgaaggcagagcaaatgAGGCTTTCTGGGTCTATACTTGTAAACTGCTCCCACCTAAACTCTGGCATACAGCTCTGGGAGTCCGTCACTCTGGGTAGACCCGTCCTAGAAGATCAGGCACAGCAGCAAGCGGAACAGGAAATAAGCCAGAAGACTTGGGAAGCGATGTGCTTACAAGTCAAGGGGGACCTGGAGAAGAAGGAGCTTCAGGACAG ACTGAAGGACTTAGCTGCACTTGAAGGAGAACATTCATTATTACAGAGTGAGTTGGTAGTCGCAAGAGAGACACCGGAGGATTCGCACCTTCAGAGGGATCTGGTGAAGCAAGAGAAACATGAGCTTACGAGGGCACTGGAAAAG GCAGAGCAGTCGGTGGCAGAGTTGACAGGGGCTCTGGAAAAGCGGAGTGCTGAAGTAGCTGACCTACATGTTGCAACAGCGAAGATGAGCGGTATTAATGAAGCCCTTGCGTTGGATAAGGCGCAACTGCAGAAACTCGTGTTGCAG CTGGAGCAAGAGAATGACGTTCTGTCAGGTAAAGTGGGCGAGATGGAGAGAGCAAAGATCTCTGACCAGGAGAAGCTGAACTTGTGTGAAAGAAGAAACGAAGAGCTCTGCGCAgagaaagcccacctggagcagctgctgaagaaagcagaggagcaacagGAAGGGCTGCAGGTAGAGCTGAGGATactggcagaggagaaggcagaaacCCAAGAGAAACTCAATCAG TCCCAGTGCCTTTTGGCAGCCCAGTGCGGTACAGAGCAGGTGCTCTTAAACTTTCAGCCCAGAAAGTGCAGGggctttttctcctccaggagaTTCAGCAGTGGCACTGGCTGGCTCTGGACAGAACTCCAGAGAAAGGACTCTGACTGTATTTTGTCCCACTTTCAGGTTTACCGCCAGCAAGAGTCAGCTAGCAGTGGTCTGGAGCAGTTGCGCCAGGAGTCCTCTCGCCAAGGGCGTGCACTGGCCAAGGTGTCCGAAGAGAAGGAATTGCTGGTGCGTGAGAAGGCTGCCCTAGAGGTGCGACTGGCAGCCACGGAGCGGAACAGACAAGGCCTTTCGGAGCAGCTGGCAGAGGCCAg GTCAGTGAAGGAGACCCTGGAATCCAGCCTGTTTGAGGCGCAGCAGCACTTATCTCAGCTGGAGATCGCCAGGAGTCAGCTCGAAATCCAACTTCACGCAGCCACGCAGGCCAAGGAGGTGATACGAG GGGAAGTGAAGTGCCTTCAACGtgagctggaagcagagagatcTCTAATGAGGCGGGAACGGGAAAACATGGCACAAGAGCTCTTGCAGGCAGAGCGGCAGTACGACAGCACCCTCAGGCTTCGGCAAACTGATCACGAGGTGGAAATAAACAAGCTCCTGCAAGACCTG GCAAGCGAGCGGGAAGGGCACCGTTCAGAGCTACAGGAGATGCTGGagcaatgggaaaaggagaaggcagagacagaaagggaGCACGAGGAGACGCTCTTTGATATGAAGCAGAAAGTTGCCACCATGCAAGCTCAGCAAGAAGAGGAACGAACTAGAGTCGAAAATGCCAAGCAAGAG GTCCTGCTAGAAAAGGAGCGTGAGAGGGACGCTTTATTAGAGGCGCTACTCCAAACTCAGGGAGAGCTAAGAGAAGCCCGCCAGCAGCTAGAGCAGCTCAGGCAGGAGGTGGAAGAGCAGCGAGAGACTGGGCAG AAcgtcagagaaaagctgcaaggagAGCTGCAGGAAACTCGCAGTAAGATCAAG GTGGAAGAGTTGACATCCCAGCTAGCAGCCTCCGAAGAGTGCCTAAAGAAGGAGGCTATGACTCTGCATCAAGAGGTGGCGTCTCTGGAAAGGAAACTCGAGAGCACTGAGAAGCAAAGAAAGGAGGTCCTGGTGAGGCTGTCAGATGCC CATGAACGGGACAGACTGCaagcagttaaagaaaaactgGTATGGGAGGTAAAACTTCTTCAGGAATCAGTCACAGCCTCTGAAACCCGAGCAAATACAGCCACAGATGTGACTCACTGCCTTGAACAAGAACTTCAAACGATGTTGtccatcttaaaaatgaaaaacgagGAAGTGGAAATGCAGTGGGAGAAAATCCAGATGCTCCAGAAagaggcagcacagggaaaagcTTTGCAGGAGACTCTCACTCATATGACTGCCATCCtgtcagagagggagggagaaatgaaGTTGTACCAGGAGCAGGTGAgaatgctggaaaagcagaaagaaatgcataaaacTACTCTCGCTCACGTTATTAAGGACATAACAGAGAAAAACGAGAAGATGGAAGCCCAGCAAGAACAGATACGggacctggagaagcagcaagaaaaacaaaggctTGCTGTAAGCAAAATGAGCAGAGACCTGCAAGAGAGAGACCGGGAGATCAGATCCCAGCAAGAACAGATACGGGACCTGGAGAAGCAGCGAGAAATGCAGAGGGCTGCTGTGAGCAAGGTGAGcaaagagctggaggagagagaccaGGAGATCAAATCgcaggaggggaaaagaatgaTTCTAGAACAACACGGTGCATCACAAGCGAGAAATCTGCAGGTGGATCTTGATCATATGAAAGGCAACTTGAAGGAGAAAAACTTAGAGCTTGTGCCTCTGACTCAGCAGATCCAAGAACTGGAAATGGAGAGAGCGCAGGTGCAATCTCTGCACGCGAGCCTTGAACTCCTGAGGGCAGTTCTTAAGGACAGAGAGAGCGAGTGTGATTCTCCAAGGGATCCGTTAAGACTCTGGCAGCAGTACAAGGAACAGCAAGAGGGGTACCTGCAAGAGCTTCATGGTAAAGTAGAGAAGATGACActttctttatctgaaaaagaTCAAGAGCTTGAGtcacaacaaaagcaaatccaGGAAGCTGAAGAAGTCATGGAAATGCAGTTAAGGGCTGTCCGTGACCAGCTGGAGCAGACCTTAGAAACCTTAAAAGAGAAGGACAGACTCGTAGACatccaaaagcaacaaacaaggagctatgaggagaaaacaggagaacaGATGAATGTCGTACGCAGAGACTTGGAATACACTGCGGCAATactgaaagagaagaattttgtgaTTGAATCTCAGAAGGAGCTGATTGAGACCTTCCAAAACCAAGAACAAGACtctgaacagcagaaggaaattctGCAGCGTCTTCAAGTGGCActagaggaaaaagagcaagaaattttaTCCCTTAGAAAGCGATGTGAGGCATgcgaggagaaggaggaaaagcatgaAGCTGAGCAAACAAATCCTCAAGCAACCAAACtgactctgaaagaaagagaagaaaagataggGCTTCTGGAGGAGGCTATCTCTAAGcttcaacagcaaaaggaggaggcAGCGATGCAGACTAAAGCTATACTGCAAAAACTAGAATACGCTGAATCTTCCCTAGAAGCTAGAGATCGAGAGATAGCGTCTTTGCAAGAGCATGTCCAGGACCTTCGAGAGCAGAAGGAGTTAGAAGGCAAGCAGGATCTAGACAAAATGAGCCAAATATGGAAGGAGAACCGTTTGGAGTTCCTCAAGCAGACAGAGCAAATGAACGCGTTGCGGCTTCGTGGCGAAAGCACGAAAGCAGCACTAGCAGCATGCCAGAAGACGGTGACTCTGCTTGAGGAAGTGGTGAGGAAGAGAGACGAAGACAACGAAACTCTCATGCAAAAAGTCCAGCGCCAAGAAGAAGAACTGAAGACCTTGCAGAATCTCCAGTTTAGGCAAACGGAGGAGAACGAAGAGGTTAGACATCCCAGAGAGCAAGAGAAGCTCCTGGAAGAAGCCTTGCGTGAGAGGGAACGAGAGACCAAGGCTCAAGGTgagcaaaaagaagaggaagtgagAGCTCTTCGGGAAGATCTCCAGCACGTTCAGCTGACTCTGACAAAGAAGGATGAGGAGATCAAGTACCAGAGAGAGAGAGTCGGGTATTTAGAGGAGACTCTGACAGGGAGAGAACAAGAGCTTAGGAGGCTGAGTAAACTCCTGAAACAATTAACATCAGCTTTGCGATGGAAAGATGACGAGGAGACCCTAAAGAAACAGATCCAGAAACTCCAaaaatgggaggaagaggaagcagagaagaggagagttCTCCAGGAGAGAGACCGTTCCTTGCAAAGGCAGAAGGAGCTAACCCAACAACTGGAAGATGAGCGGAAAGCAAAGGGGGAAGAATTGGAGTGTGTGGTTGCTGTTTTGAAGCAGACTGAAAGCAGAGAAgtcaaatggaaagagaaagcacaagCACTGACTCTTGCCCTTACCAAGAGTGAAATGGCCAATGGGACTTTGAGGGAAGAAGTAGCCGTCCTGCAGAGCATGGTTTCAGAGAGGGACACGGACCGGTTTCATCATCAG CAGGCTGTTGCAGAGGGGGAGCAGCTATCATGGCTCTCGGAGAAGAGAATCCTGTCGCAGCGGCTGGAATGTCTGCAGCGAGCAGTTGCAAGGCAGGAACTTGAGAAGACTGAGCTGAAGCAACTCAACGCTGAGCTCAGGAGGACTCTTGAGCAG GTGGAACGTGAACGGAGGAGTCTGAAGAGATGTTGTAGGGGTCCGTCGCTGGCAGATGCAGGcggattttctctctctgaccagCACAAGATGCCTGCTTCTAGACAG gagGAGTCTCACGCGCGCTGCAGTCGTCGATTAGCTGAGTTGCAGAACCAG GTGTCCCTTGTGCGGACGCAGCTGGCCCAAGACTGCTGTGCAAAGACCAGGCAGGAGCTGTCGGACCTTCACCATGAGCTGTCTTGCTCCTTAGCAGCTGTGGTCCGGGAGCCCAAGGCTGCTGTTCCCGAAGCAGAGACTGGGAAGCTGGGTCAGCCTCTGAACCTGTAG